One window from the genome of Candidatus Latescibacterota bacterium encodes:
- a CDS encoding FtsX-like permease family protein — translation LRLVPENVAASISHIEELWEKNFPSTPFRYSFFDENFENIYIAEIRLGRLFTFYTTLAMIISSMGLLAMVAYSAERRTREVGVRKALGASAGNLFYLLSSGYVKLVIIATLIAWPIAWYAMARWNDNFAFRAPFAWQFYLLAGGLALLLSILTSVIYTARVCRLNPVDTLRQE, via the coding sequence CCCTTAGGCTTGTTCCCGAAAATGTCGCCGCTTCGATCTCCCATATCGAAGAATTATGGGAAAAGAACTTTCCATCCACTCCGTTCAGGTACAGTTTTTTCGACGAGAATTTCGAGAATATATACATAGCCGAAATCCGTCTTGGTAGACTTTTCACTTTCTATACGACTCTGGCCATGATCATTTCTTCCATGGGTCTGCTTGCTATGGTCGCTTATTCCGCCGAGAGAAGGACTCGCGAAGTCGGAGTCAGGAAGGCTCTGGGTGCTTCGGCCGGTAACCTCTTCTACCTTCTTTCAAGCGGATATGTGAAGCTCGTCATTATTGCGACTCTCATTGCCTGGCCCATCGCCTGGTATGCAATGGCACGATGGAATGACAACTTTGCTTTCAGAGCTCCGTTTGCCTGGCAGTTCTACCTACTGGCTGGGGGGCTTGCTCTGCTCCTCTCCATACTGACATCGGTGATTTATACTGCCAGGGTATGCAGGCTCAACCCTGTGGATACGTT